CGATGGCAAAGTTACATCAATTGCCACATTTGCTGCTGGAGTAGTACCTGCGTTGTAGAATAGCACCGTATAGGTAAGATGTTCACCAGGATCTGCCTCATCAGGACCAGAAATTGTGATTCTTAGGTCTTCATCTGCAAAAACCGTCAAAGAAGAAATCAAAAGTACGATTGAAAAAGCTAGCGCCTTAACATACTTCCAAAACACGAGGTAAATATTCGCTTTCATAGTCTAACATTTTTTTTCACCAAAGTTTCGTGCCGGTTGAAAAGAATAATTGCGTTAAACAGTCAACAGGCACAATAGCATAGTCTAGTCGAGTATCTTAAGAGATTTGTCTTCTTCGCCGTCAAGCAGATTGCGACAATCTCTCAGATGAGTACTATCTAAATAATTCACATTAAACTTCTTAGCAAATGACGCTCGCACTAATTGTGTAAAAAGCGATTCAACGCCATCCGACCCCTTTGGCAAAATGCGACAATACGAAAACTTGAATTTGGAAATCAATGAAATAATGATGTCCGCAGGAAAGTTGTCTTGTTTCCAATTTAACTTCTCATTTCTGATTGTAATAAAAAAAGCAGAAACAAAACATAATTCACCAGTTAAATAAAAATTCCACGTAGAAATTTCATTCATACACTTTCGCTTAGTCTGTCTTGCGGCAATTTCAAGCACACCGCATTTGCTTTTTTCCCACGTATCGCTTCTAGAAATTTTCAACAGTAGATTATGTTGAAAACTGTATGAGCAAGATACGGCGATGCGCAGATTAAAATCAATAGGCAGCTGCGAAGAGCCCCTCGATATTGGACAAATGGAGTATTTGAGGTACCAAAATAGGCAAATGGGGAATCGAAATATTTAGTATTGTTAACAAATAAGGCGAAAAAAACTGTTTTTCCGTGTGATTTTATGTTAAAACAAGTCCTTAAAACGTCAGATTTTTGTCAATTCTGAAAAAAAGTACGGGATTTTCCGGATATGCGAAGACCGCATATTTACAATAAGTTCGGCTAAATCAGTCCATTAATACGAGGAGCCATCTAAAGACTTATTGTAAAATTGTCTGCATCCTGCAAAACAGGGAACTTCCGGCGAAAATCATGGAGTAAATTCAACGAAAGCTTCGTTGACAAAATCTGTGTGGATCCGCTTGCTTCTGCGAGCACAGAACCGCGGGCGTCAAAAACAACACTACCTCCGCTATGAATAATTCCATTGCCGTCGTTACCGATACGATTTACCCCCGCAACATAAACCTGATTCTCAATAGCCCGGGCTTTTAGCAAACACTCCCAAACCGCTTGTCTGGGTGCCGGCCAGTTCGCGCAATTCAAATATAGATCGTAATCGTTCCGATTTCGTGCAAAAACAGGAAATCTCAAATCGTAACAAACCTGGGGTAAAATCCGAAAACCTTTCAATTGGATGATCTTCCGCTCTTTACCGGGCATGAAATGGAAATCCTCCTCCCCAATCGAAAATAAATGTCGCTTATCGTAATATTCAATCTCGCCGCAAGGTTTTACAAAAAGAAAGCGGTTGTAGAATTTCGTTTCCTGCCGAATCATCAAACTACCCGCAACAACCGCATTCCGCGAAGTAGCTTGTTTTTTCATCCATCCAACGGTTTTTCCATCCATCGTTTCGGCAAAATCGGAAACCTGCATCGAAAAGCCAGTAGAAAACATCTCAGGCAATACCACCAGATCAACATCAGCGGGAAGATCCTGAAATAAAGCTTCAAAATTGGCAAGATTGGCCGCTACATTCTCCCAAACCAAATCAATTTGGATTAGGGAAAGTGTCAATATTTGATCTGATTCAGCCATACCAAAAGAAATTAATCGTCGAATGTAGACATGTCTGGATGCTTACCAATTAATCCGCGTGTACGGTAGTAAGCTTTCATACGTTTAATGTCTTCCTGCGGGTTATCGGTCAATTCCAGCGTCTCGTACCAGCCAATTTCCTTTCTGCCAAAATCGAAGAAGCCCAGGTAAACGACTGCGCCCGTTGCTTTTGCGATGGTATGAAAACCAGCTTTCCATCTGGTCGTTTTCTCCCGAGTTCCTTCAGGGGTAATGGCCAGGTGCATCACTTCCCGCTTATTCATTTCTGCGATAATCTGTTTAACGACCGATGCTCCTTTGGAGCGATCGATAGGAATAGCACCGGCTTTACGCAAGAAGAAGCCGACCGGCCAAAAGAAAAACTCTTTTTTGATGACAATATTCGCGACTCCGCCAACCGAAGTATAATACAAATAAGAAATAATGAAATCCCAGGCGCTTGTATGAGGCACGCCGATGATAATCGCTTTTTTGTGGGGCATCACTCCACTCACGGCTTTCCAGCCCAGGAGCTTCAACAAAAAACGACAAATAGCTTGCATAATATTATACAGTAATTTGATAAGTTTCGAAATAAGTTGCTGACGCGTAATCGCTTAGTAGTTTCACGGCAATCTGGCTGGGTTCGTAAAGCATGTGCACGCCTTTGTACGACACCAAAATCATCAGGAATCGTTTGGTATCAGGCCTCACGCCAGTGCGTTCCGAATCGGAAGTCGGCGTACCGAAAGCTCCAATTTCATCACGAAAAACAGGCATTCCTTCAATGTTCAGCTCTCCCCGACCTAAACCTTCGTAAGGCTCATTCGCTTTTCCGATTCCCATCGTCACTTTTCCTTTAATCTGATCGGCATCGTAACCGCCGATAGACAAACCGGAACTGATGGAAACAAAATTGAGCGCATCAACCACATTGTTAATCTGGTAGAGGCCCTTTTTACTCACCACGCGGCGGAGCAATGCTTCGGCTGAAAGGCGATAGCGAGCCGGATCCTTACCACAAGTTTTGTAGGCATCGCGCGATGTCGCAATGGCTTCGATGTGCCGAATGTCTTCAACTTCCATTCGAGATGAAATTTCCCGACACTTGGCTTCGATCAACCGCCATAAATCTTCCCGAAACAATTCAACCCTAACATTACATTCAATGCACGACAAATAAATGTCGGGGCATTTATCGGCCAGTTCTTCTGAAATCTTAATATTCTTCATCTTGAAAATTCATCGCTCCGGCTTTAATCCGGATACTTTTATGATTTGAGTATCCGAGAGCGAAACAGATTAGCAAAAATAAAAAATAGCAGCGCTTGGCTGCTATTCTTCTCTAAAAATGTAACTTCTTAACTATAAATAGGCAATGTAATTTCTTAGAAAAACACTTCAGAACGAATATTTTCGGCACTAACTCCGAATTGTTCCAACAGGTCGGTCACTTCTTCAATCATATCCGAATTACCACAGAGATAACAGATTGTATCCTTTTCAACCGGGTTCTCCTTCAGATAGAAAGTAACGCGACCGAAGTAATTTTCGCTTTCCTCGCGCGATGTGCACAAGCAATAACGATAAGGTTTAAATGCTTCGCGCCCGTAGGCTTCATCAGCGAAATGAACGCCGTGCAGCAAACGGTAATTCAGACTTGGGTAACTGCGAACGAAAGAACGAAATGGTGAGATGCCCGTGCCCGTTGCAATAAAAAGCGTCGGGTGGCCGTCTCTCACCTTATCGTCCAACACAAAAAATCCGCGGGGCCCTTCAATTTGAATATTCGAACCAACTTTCAGGTGACGCAAGTAACGCGAAAACTCGCCGTCCTCCACCTCACGAATCAGGAAAGAAAGCCGATCTTCTTTATCCGAACTGTAAATCGAATATTCTCGTCCTTCTCCTGTTTCGGGGTTGCGCAGTACAACGTACTGACCGGGTGTAAATTGAAAACCTGCACGATCGAAATGCAGGACAAAAGTTTCCGGCGTGAGCTCCTCTAACTCAATTAGTTTGTGTATTGACTTATTCATAAGTAAAATGGTTTATGCATTCACGTGTCTCTCGGCATGGTAGGACGAGCGAACCAGCGGGCTGCTCTCCACATAACGGAAACCACGTTTGTAGGCTTCTTTGCGATAAGTTTCGAATTGCTCCGGTGTAATGTACTCAACCACTTTCATCAGGTGCTCGTCGGGTTGCAGGTATTGCCCCAATGTCAACACTTTACAGCCGGCAGCTTTCAAATCGTCCATGGCTTCCAACACCTCCTCCGGCGTTTCACCCAATCCCAGCATGATACCCGATTTTGGTACAATTCCGGCTTCTGCGATGTAAGAGATTACTTTCAAACTCCGGTCGTAACGCGCCGTGCTCCGAATCTTCGGGGTCAGCCGTTTTACGGTTTCCAGGTTGTGCGAAATTACTTCCGGCTTGGCATCGATTACTTTTTGCACCAATTCCTTCTTCGCGTGAAAATCAGGAATCAAAGTCTCCATCGTTGTGTTCGGGTTCAATTCTTTGATCTGACGAATTGTTTCAGCCCAAAAACGTGCACCTCCATCGGGTAAATCGTCCCGGTCAACCGAGGTAATCACACAGTGCTTTAAGTTTAACGTTTTAATGGTTTCTGCCAAACGGCGCGGTTCATCCCAATCCAGCGGATTTGGAATCAGGTTCGAAACATAACAGAATCGGCAGTTACGGGTACAACGGTCGCCCATAATCATAAAACTAGCCGTTCCGGCATTCCAGCATTCGCCCTTGTTCGGGCAATTTCCGCTGGTACAAATCGTATTCAGTTTGTGTTCAGTAATCAGTCGTTTTACTTTCGAATAGTTCTCGCCACTAGGCAGTTGCGATTTCATCCACCGGGGCAATCGCTCCCGCGCATTTGAGATATCAGTCATTTCCTTTATTTATTTCTTCAACCTACATTTCTTTAATTCTCGTATGCTGCTGCATTTCATTTTACTGCATCGACAACGAACGGAACTCACCATAATAAACACCCCTCACGGGATATTTTATGTTGATGGCTCGTTTCAAAATAAGTTTTGACCTGTAAACAAGAAAATAGCGAGCTTGTTCATAAAAAAAGATGCAGAAGTCCGGCTTATTTTCGTCCGAACAGTGGGATTACATATTCGAATCCGATCTGGAAATCGGGTGCATTGTTAATGTAGAAGAAATCTTCGCCAACGTAAAAGTTGAATTGATGCGCATTGCGCTGCCAGCCGATGACAAAAAACGCTTTGTACGAAAAATAATACAACGAAGCAGGAGTAATCCGGGCCAACCAAAATTCCTGGCTAATCTCCTCACCTTCCCAGATATCGCCAGCCTCGAGGAAGCCAATACCAATTTGGTCGTAGCCCTCCTGCCCCCAATTGTTATGGCCCCCCTTCATTAAAGCGCCTTGGATATTATTCAGCAGACCAAACTGAAGAACGCTCTTTTGAGAAACAGCAACATTGGCTCCGAAATATATTTTATAGGCCTGACGAAATGCCTGATCAATCGCATTGACACTTGTGCCGGTTTTAAGGAAAGTGGGATTGGTAAATCCCAGATCGCCAGCCAACGTAACCGACGTTTTTTCACTCGTCAACTTATCCAGCCGAAACCCCGCCGACAAACCCGGAATAATGTACCGATGCAAACTATTCAGCGGCAACGACAAATGCACTCCACCATTGACCTGGATGTGTGTGTTCTCCGTATTTCGGTTAAACAACTGTCGGTAATAATGCATGTCGACAACACTCGTAAACCAATCACCTTTATCCTTACGATAGGTATTACCTTCTTCGTCTATAAACTGAATGTTGGCTCGATTAAACGGGTACAACTTTCGGCCATAATTGTCATCAACCGCGAAACTGGAATGAAAAGCTTCAATGAAATGATCGCTCACCAAATAATGCAGCGGAGAGCCTCCTCCACTCAGCAAATGCGCATTCATGTTCAAGATGAAACTGTTTTTCTCCTTCCACTTTCGAATCCACGCAAACCGAAAGTGCTGCAAAACCCCGTCGGATTGAAAAGTCTTCACTTCAGTTTCGGCACCAACCGTCTCAAAGTAAGTTGGACGCCAGGTCATGTAAAGTTCGCTGTTTACCTTTTGCTGTTCGGGCGTCAGGTTCTGCGGGTAGTAAAACCAAGCCTGGGGATGCCAGGTGTTGGCCATTGAATACGAAAGCGAGAACTGATTTTGGGGACTATTATCGGCCGGAAAATAGAAAGGCAGATCGAGCTCAAAAATCCCAATAGCATGGTCGGGATTAATCCCCGAAAAATAAATCGGGAACTGCAACATCCTGTTTTGGCTCTCAACAACCTGCGACTTTGCTGCAAAAGCAAGTAACAGGAAACTGAGTGTGAAAAACCGGAATCGCAAAACCATATTTATTCTTTCGGTATGAGTTTTCTAAAATAGCGCTTTCAATTGTAAAGAAAGTGTAAAATTGACGGTTTTCAATTTTATGCTCAACGAAAATTGATAACTTTCGTTGGTTTTTGGTAGCCTTTCTACCAACCATAATCAATAACTTGAACGAAGAAAACCGGATGGAAGCCAAAGCAATTTATCAAAACGACTACGTCGTTAGCAGTTGGGAAGAATTGTGCGAAGAAGTGTATCACGATGCCTGGAAACCGGGCATGGGCCGGTACCGCTCTGATTACGCTTTCCGGGGGCTTTCCGACAGCAGCTACGAACTAAAAAACAGCTTTTTACGCAACTGCGGTTCACGGCCGGAACTAGAGTATCACTTGCTGCGAAACTTCCGGAAATATTCGATTTCGAAAGAAGCACAACTGTCCGGTTCGTTTTGGCGCGCACTTGTGATGGCGCAACACCACGGGCTGCCTACCCGCCTGCTCGACTGGACTTATTCGCCGTTCATTGCCATGCATTTTGCAACCACGAACACGGAAAAATACGATCTGGATGGTGTGATTTGGAAAGTCGATTTTGTAAAAGCGAATCGACTGATTAGCGACCCGCTTCATCAAAAACTGTTTGAAGAAAAGTGCAATGCCTTTACGATTGAAATGCTGGAAGAAAACATCCAGTCGCTTCCTGACTTCGAAAAGGTGATGGGCAATAACCAGGTTGTCTTCTTCGAACCGCCATCTATGGACGAACGCATCGTAAACCAGTTTGCTTTCTTCTCGGTCATGTCCAACCCTACGGCTATTTTGGATGAATGGCTGATCCAGCATCCCGATCTCTACCGACGGTTGATTATCCCCAAGGAATTGAAATGGGAAGTCCGCGATAAACTCGACCAGGCCAACATTACCGAGCGGGTGCTTTTCCCTGGTTTGGACGGACTGGCACATTGGCTGAAACGTCATTACAAACCAGCTTCGGATATGGTTTAAATGCGACAACTGCCGGAATCGCTAGGTTATGTCGCACGAACTTCCTAAATAATTTCTCAGGTAAAAACTGCACTTATCATCACAAATTGGCTTTTTGAAACAACTATTTTTTAATGAGATAGTATAAATTTCTCAGGATAATACCGAAATTGTAAAGTAAAATAGAACCTTGCACTAAGCTATTCCTGATGAGAAATTTAATTCGGGTTTTTCGAATAAAACTGCCTAAAAACGAAAAATTAATCAGCTATATTAAATATGCGCTTGGAGAGGTTGCGCTGATAATCGTTGGTATATTAATCGCGTTACAAGCAAATAATTTAAGCGAGAATCGTAAATCCGAAAGGTACGGGTTACTCCTGCTGAACGAAATGCATACTTCCCTCTTAAAAGATTCGACCGAACTATCCAAACTGATTGTGACCCTGCGGGAACTACAAACCCTTTCTGAAAGCCTTAAAACAACGATGCAAAGCCTGGCCGAATACAACGATACGCTTTCCAAAAGTTTCGCAACTATTTCCACTATAAAAACCTTTTCAGGAAACAATGTTGCCTACCAAAATCTGAATTTAACCAACTTGACGAAAATCCGAAATAACGAACTACGACAATCTATTTTGCACTATTACACAGCATCGGCACACACTGAAAATGTTTCGCTTGAGTTTAAAGCAACAACTTATTGGCGTCAAAATATTTACCCCAAATATTTCAAGTCGTTCCGCACCTTGGAAAAAGCGGAACCTGTAAACTATGAGCAACTGCGAAGAAGTTCCGAAATATTTGTCGCATTGGACTATGTTTACAATGACTGCGCCTATCTCATTCGAAAATACAAACAGCAACTTCAGTTAAATTCAGAATTGCGCGTTATCACCGTAAAAGAACTGCAGAAAAGAGGCTACCAATAACGATACTCTTTTCCGGCCAAAGCATAAAATATACCTTTGTGAGAAAAAGTAATTCTCATGAAGATTATATACACGTTCATCGTTCTGGTTATTGGAACCTTTCTGGCTATCCAGGGAAGTATTAATACCCAGCTGACAACCTTCTTACGTCATCCGCTGCAGGGTGCATTGGTCAATTTTATGGTCGGCTTTATCTGTTTGGTCGGGCTCAATTTCATTTTCCGAACTCAAGTCCCTGATTGGGGAACTGTGAGGACAGCTCCCTGGTACCTGTTTGCCGGTGGTATGCTAGGCGCAATTTTTGTCTCGTCGGTTATCTTTTTCATTCCCAAAATCGGCGTTACAACAGTGCTGGCAGCAGCAATTGCAGGCCAACTCATTGCAGCTTCCTTCATCGATCACTTTGGATTGTTTGGACTGGCAGTGCACCACATCAACCCCGGACGAATAGCCGGGATTCTTTTATTGCTTGGCGGAATCTTTCTGATTCAGAAATATTGACAATCAGCTCTGCTGACAAAACATTTTTAACACCTCTTACTAAAAATTGACTTGCACCGATACGTATTATTCGTTAACTTAAGGTTCTAATTATTTCGTTATGAAACATTTACTTTCATTATCACTGATTTTGACTGTATGCCTGTTAGCAAACAGTGCAAATGCACAGGAACAGGACAAGAAATCGAAGAAACAAGCGAAAAAAGAAGAACGGGCTAAAATTGAGCAACAAAACATTGCCATGGTTGCGCTGGCAATCGACTCGTCCGCTTATGTGCTGGAAGCCGACCGTTTGCAAAGCAAACGCGGCGTAACGATAAACG
This genomic stretch from Mangrovibacterium diazotrophicum harbors:
- a CDS encoding amidohydrolase; the protein is MAESDQILTLSLIQIDLVWENVAANLANFEALFQDLPADVDLVVLPEMFSTGFSMQVSDFAETMDGKTVGWMKKQATSRNAVVAGSLMIRQETKFYNRFLFVKPCGEIEYYDKRHLFSIGEEDFHFMPGKERKIIQLKGFRILPQVCYDLRFPVFARNRNDYDLYLNCANWPAPRQAVWECLLKARAIENQVYVAGVNRIGNDGNGIIHSGGSVVFDARGSVLAEASGSTQILSTKLSLNLLHDFRRKFPVLQDADNFTISL
- a CDS encoding 1-acyl-sn-glycerol-3-phosphate acyltransferase produces the protein MQAICRFLLKLLGWKAVSGVMPHKKAIIIGVPHTSAWDFIISYLYYTSVGGVANIVIKKEFFFWPVGFFLRKAGAIPIDRSKGASVVKQIIAEMNKREVMHLAITPEGTREKTTRWKAGFHTIAKATGAVVYLGFFDFGRKEIGWYETLELTDNPQEDIKRMKAYYRTRGLIGKHPDMSTFDD
- a CDS encoding B3/B4 domain-containing protein, coding for MKNIKISEELADKCPDIYLSCIECNVRVELFREDLWRLIEAKCREISSRMEVEDIRHIEAIATSRDAYKTCGKDPARYRLSAEALLRRVVSKKGLYQINNVVDALNFVSISSGLSIGGYDADQIKGKVTMGIGKANEPYEGLGRGELNIEGMPVFRDEIGAFGTPTSDSERTGVRPDTKRFLMILVSYKGVHMLYEPSQIAVKLLSDYASATYFETYQITV
- a CDS encoding ferredoxin--NADP reductase translates to MNKSIHKLIELEELTPETFVLHFDRAGFQFTPGQYVVLRNPETGEGREYSIYSSDKEDRLSFLIREVEDGEFSRYLRHLKVGSNIQIEGPRGFFVLDDKVRDGHPTLFIATGTGISPFRSFVRSYPSLNYRLLHGVHFADEAYGREAFKPYRYCLCTSREESENYFGRVTFYLKENPVEKDTICYLCGNSDMIEEVTDLLEQFGVSAENIRSEVFF
- the lipA gene encoding lipoyl synthase gives rise to the protein MTDISNARERLPRWMKSQLPSGENYSKVKRLITEHKLNTICTSGNCPNKGECWNAGTASFMIMGDRCTRNCRFCYVSNLIPNPLDWDEPRRLAETIKTLNLKHCVITSVDRDDLPDGGARFWAETIRQIKELNPNTTMETLIPDFHAKKELVQKVIDAKPEVISHNLETVKRLTPKIRSTARYDRSLKVISYIAEAGIVPKSGIMLGLGETPEEVLEAMDDLKAAGCKVLTLGQYLQPDEHLMKVVEYITPEQFETYRKEAYKRGFRYVESSPLVRSSYHAERHVNA
- a CDS encoding FRG domain-containing protein — protein: MNEENRMEAKAIYQNDYVVSSWEELCEEVYHDAWKPGMGRYRSDYAFRGLSDSSYELKNSFLRNCGSRPELEYHLLRNFRKYSISKEAQLSGSFWRALVMAQHHGLPTRLLDWTYSPFIAMHFATTNTEKYDLDGVIWKVDFVKANRLISDPLHQKLFEEKCNAFTIEMLEENIQSLPDFEKVMGNNQVVFFEPPSMDERIVNQFAFFSVMSNPTAILDEWLIQHPDLYRRLIIPKELKWEVRDKLDQANITERVLFPGLDGLAHWLKRHYKPASDMV
- a CDS encoding DUF6090 family protein, coding for MRNLIRVFRIKLPKNEKLISYIKYALGEVALIIVGILIALQANNLSENRKSERYGLLLLNEMHTSLLKDSTELSKLIVTLRELQTLSESLKTTMQSLAEYNDTLSKSFATISTIKTFSGNNVAYQNLNLTNLTKIRNNELRQSILHYYTASAHTENVSLEFKATTYWRQNIYPKYFKSFRTLEKAEPVNYEQLRRSSEIFVALDYVYNDCAYLIRKYKQQLQLNSELRVITVKELQKRGYQ
- a CDS encoding DMT family transporter, with amino-acid sequence MKIIYTFIVLVIGTFLAIQGSINTQLTTFLRHPLQGALVNFMVGFICLVGLNFIFRTQVPDWGTVRTAPWYLFAGGMLGAIFVSSVIFFIPKIGVTTVLAAAIAGQLIAASFIDHFGLFGLAVHHINPGRIAGILLLLGGIFLIQKY